Proteins from a single region of Oceanispirochaeta sp.:
- a CDS encoding NfeD family protein yields MEIILPLYLVNNMPWVWLGIAVIMTIIEGLTMGLTTVWLALAALVSMVLAFFIPSLTTQITVFLILSILMLAFTRPLAVNKMKMGKEKTNADRLVGMTGIVKIPVSSDQPGQVKVAGQIWTARPEEFEMKFAIGEEIQIIRIEGVTLIISKPAE; encoded by the coding sequence ATGGAAATAATACTGCCCCTTTATCTGGTGAACAATATGCCCTGGGTCTGGCTTGGAATTGCCGTGATCATGACCATCATTGAAGGACTGACCATGGGGCTGACGACTGTCTGGCTCGCCCTGGCTGCTCTTGTTTCTATGGTGCTGGCTTTTTTTATACCATCCCTTACCACCCAGATTACGGTATTCCTGATCCTCTCTATTCTTATGCTTGCATTTACACGGCCTCTGGCTGTCAATAAAATGAAAATGGGGAAGGAAAAAACCAATGCAGACCGGCTCGTCGGTATGACAGGAATCGTGAAAATCCCTGTATCCAGTGATCAGCCGGGTCAAGTCAAGGTGGCAGGACAGATCTGGACCGCCCGTCCTGAAGAGTTTGAAATGAAATTTGCCATTGGAGAGGAGATTCAGATCATTCGGATTGAGGGAGTCACCCTTATAATCAGTAAACCGGCAGAATAA